In Chryseobacterium gotjawalense, the following are encoded in one genomic region:
- a CDS encoding NAD-dependent epimerase/dehydratase family protein: MESYTEKILITGALGQIGTELTNKLVEIHGAENVVASGLDRWDKNLTSAGFYERMDVTNTQLVRQVIKDYEITTVYHLASLLSGTSEKQPLFAWKLNIEPLLQFCEMAKEGLLKKIFWPSSIAVFGTGIPKENVGQNVVLNPTTVYGISKMAGEKWCEYYHNKFGVDVRSIRYPGLISWKTPAGGGTTDYAVEIFYEAVEQGKYTSFISENTGMPMLYMNDAIKATLDLMNAPKENLTVHTAYNLGGMSFTPKELAEEIKKEMPDFTIDYQPDFRQQIADSWPASIDDTVAKKDWGLSYDYGISEMTKDMLENLKVKLAKN; the protein is encoded by the coding sequence ATGGAATCCTACACGGAAAAAATACTTATCACCGGTGCTCTGGGACAAATCGGCACCGAACTTACGAATAAATTAGTTGAAATTCACGGCGCGGAAAATGTGGTAGCTTCCGGACTTGACCGTTGGGATAAAAACCTGACTTCCGCGGGATTCTATGAGAGGATGGATGTGACCAATACACAATTGGTAAGACAGGTTATTAAAGATTACGAAATCACTACAGTATATCACCTGGCATCTTTGCTGTCGGGAACTTCTGAGAAACAGCCGCTTTTTGCCTGGAAACTGAATATCGAACCTTTGCTTCAGTTCTGTGAAATGGCGAAAGAAGGTTTGCTCAAGAAAATTTTCTGGCCAAGTTCTATTGCCGTTTTCGGCACAGGAATTCCGAAAGAAAACGTTGGGCAGAATGTTGTTTTGAATCCGACGACCGTGTACGGAATTTCGAAAATGGCGGGTGAAAAATGGTGCGAATATTACCATAATAAATTCGGAGTTGATGTAAGAAGTATTCGTTATCCCGGTTTGATTTCCTGGAAAACTCCTGCTGGTGGCGGAACGACAGATTACGCGGTAGAAATTTTTTATGAAGCCGTAGAACAAGGAAAATACACGAGTTTTATTTCTGAAAATACAGGAATGCCAATGCTTTATATGAATGACGCAATTAAGGCAACGCTTGATTTAATGAATGCTCCGAAAGAAAACCTGACCGTTCATACCGCATATAATTTAGGAGGAATGTCTTTCACGCCAAAAGAACTGGCGGAAGAAATCAAGAAAGAAATGCCGGATTTCACGATTGATTACCAACCGGATTTCCGTCAGCAGATCGCGGATTCCTGGCCGGCTTCCATCGATGATACGGTGGCGAAAAAAGACTGGGGACTTTCTTATGATTACGGCATCAGCGAAATGACGAAAGATATGCTGGAAAATCTGAAAGTGAAGCTGGCGAAAAACTAG